One genomic region from Lates calcarifer isolate ASB-BC8 linkage group LG10, TLL_Latcal_v3, whole genome shotgun sequence encodes:
- the kras gene encoding GTPase KRas isoform X2 produces the protein MTEYKLVVVGAGGVGKSALTIQLIQNHFVDEYDPTIEDSYRKQVVIDGETCLLDILDTAGQEEYSAMRDQYMRTGEGFLCVFAINNTKSFEDIHHYREQIKRVKDSEDVPMVLVGNKCDLPSRTVDTKQAQDLARSYGIPFIETSAKTRQGVDDAFYTLVREIRKHKEKMSKEGKKKKKKSKTKCTLM, from the exons ATGACAGAATATAAGCTGGTAGTGGTGGGAGCTGGTGGTGTTGGCAAGAGCGCACTTACCATTCAGCTCATCCAGAATCATTTTGTGGATGAATATGACCCCACCATTGAg GACTCCTACAGAAAGCAGGTAGTGATCGATGGAGAGACGTGTCTGCTGGACATCTTGGACACTGCAGGTCAGGAGGAGTACAGCGCCATGAGGGACCAGTACATGAGGACAGGGGAGggcttcctctgtgtctttgccATCAACAACACCAAGTCCTTTGAGGACATTCACCACTATAG AGAACAGATAAAGCGGGTGAAGGACTCTGAGGACGTCCCCATGGTGTTGGTGGGTAACAAGTGTGACCTCCCGTCCCGGACAGTGGACACCAAGCAGGCTCAGGACTTAGCACGCAGCTATGGCATTCCCTTTATCGAGACCTCAGCCAAAACCAGACAG ggcGTTGATGATGCCTTTTACACATTAGTGCGAGAAATCCGGAAGCATAAGGAGAAGATGAGCAAGGAgggcaaaaagaagaaaaagaagtccAAGACAAAGTGTACGCTTATGTGA
- the kras gene encoding GTPase KRas isoform X1 codes for MTEYKLVVVGAGGVGKSALTIQLIQNHFVDEYDPTIEDSYRKQVVIDGETCLLDILDTAGQEEYSAMRDQYMRTGEGFLCVFAINNTKSFEDIHHYREQIKRVKDSEDVPMVLVGNKCDLPSRTVDTKQAQDLARSYGIPFIETSAKTRQRVEDAFYTLVREIRLYRLNKLSKEEKTPRCVKLKKCVVM; via the exons ATGACAGAATATAAGCTGGTAGTGGTGGGAGCTGGTGGTGTTGGCAAGAGCGCACTTACCATTCAGCTCATCCAGAATCATTTTGTGGATGAATATGACCCCACCATTGAg GACTCCTACAGAAAGCAGGTAGTGATCGATGGAGAGACGTGTCTGCTGGACATCTTGGACACTGCAGGTCAGGAGGAGTACAGCGCCATGAGGGACCAGTACATGAGGACAGGGGAGggcttcctctgtgtctttgccATCAACAACACCAAGTCCTTTGAGGACATTCACCACTATAG AGAACAGATAAAGCGGGTGAAGGACTCTGAGGACGTCCCCATGGTGTTGGTGGGTAACAAGTGTGACCTCCCGTCCCGGACAGTGGACACCAAGCAGGCTCAGGACTTAGCACGCAGCTATGGCATTCCCTTTATCGAGACCTCAGCCAAAACCAGACAG AGAGTGGAAGATGCCTTTTACACTCTGGTACGGGAGATCAGGCTGTACCGGCTCAATAAGCTCAGCAAGGAAGAAAAGACTCCGCGCTGTGTCAAGCTTAAAAAGTGTGTTGTGATGTGA